The proteins below come from a single Prolixibacter sp. NT017 genomic window:
- a CDS encoding GNAT family N-acetyltransferase: protein MSRISIRPGFYLESLGIEHVDTVFEAVDKNREHLSKWLPFVSFTRKPEDTEEFISSVTTKKPHEKEEVFTIWHDEEFSGLIGYVNTDRVNRKTEIGYWLVKSKEGKGIITETTLQLIKLAFKRLQMNRITIRCALGNNRSSAVPKRLGFTYEGIERQGEKHGNSYFDLEIFSLLKDEWKKKGS, encoded by the coding sequence ATGAGCCGAATTTCAATCCGTCCGGGTTTTTATCTCGAAAGTTTGGGAATAGAACATGTCGACACTGTTTTTGAAGCTGTAGATAAAAACCGCGAACACCTGAGCAAATGGCTTCCATTCGTCAGTTTTACCCGGAAACCGGAAGACACAGAAGAATTTATCTCCTCGGTTACCACCAAAAAACCTCACGAAAAAGAAGAAGTCTTTACGATTTGGCACGACGAAGAATTCTCGGGCCTGATTGGCTACGTGAATACCGACCGTGTCAACCGGAAAACTGAAATTGGTTACTGGCTGGTAAAAAGCAAGGAAGGGAAAGGTATCATCACCGAAACCACCTTGCAATTAATCAAGCTCGCCTTCAAAAGATTGCAAATGAATCGCATTACGATTCGATGTGCTTTGGGAAACAACCGGAGCAGTGCCGTTCCCAAGCGGCTTGGTTTCACTTACGAAGGCATAGAAAGGCAAGGTGAAAAACATGGGAACTCCTATTTTGATCTGGAAATTTTCAGTTTATTAAAAGACGAATGGAAAAAAAAGGGTTCATGA
- the pgk gene encoding phosphoglycerate kinase, with the protein MQTIETYDFSGKKALIRVDFNVPLNEKFEITDDTRMRAALPTIEKVIEKGGSPVIMSHLGRPKNGPEDKFSLKHLVPHLSELLGGRTVKIAPDCIGEETKKIADALQPGEVLILENLRFHGEETKGDAEFARQLSEMGDCWVNDAFGTAHRAHASTAVIAQYFPNDKMFGFLVGSEVASLEKVMKEPQRPFTAIMGGSKVSSKITIIENLLERVDHLIIGGGMTYTFVKSQGGKIGDSICEDDYLDLAKDLMKKAEAKGVQLHFAVDVLEADDFAETANTKVVPANDIEDGWQGLDVGPKTIEKFNKVIGDSKTILWNGPVGVFEMDKFAEGTKAIGAAIVEATQKGAFSLVGGGDSVAAVNKFGIADGVSYISTAGGALLEYLEGKDLPGIAAVRQ; encoded by the coding sequence ATGCAGACAATAGAGACTTACGATTTTTCCGGCAAAAAAGCGTTGATTCGCGTCGATTTCAATGTGCCGTTGAACGAAAAGTTCGAAATTACTGATGATACAAGGATGCGCGCCGCATTACCTACCATTGAAAAAGTGATTGAAAAAGGCGGTTCACCCGTTATCATGTCCCACCTGGGCCGTCCGAAAAACGGACCGGAAGACAAATTCTCTCTCAAACATTTGGTTCCGCACCTTTCTGAATTGCTGGGCGGACGCACGGTAAAAATTGCTCCCGATTGCATTGGTGAGGAAACCAAGAAAATAGCCGACGCATTGCAGCCAGGTGAAGTGCTGATTCTCGAAAATCTTCGTTTCCATGGCGAAGAAACCAAAGGCGATGCTGAATTTGCCCGCCAGCTCTCCGAAATGGGTGATTGCTGGGTAAACGATGCGTTTGGTACTGCTCACCGGGCTCACGCCTCAACCGCTGTGATTGCACAGTATTTCCCGAATGACAAAATGTTCGGATTCCTGGTAGGCAGCGAAGTAGCCAGCCTCGAGAAAGTAATGAAAGAGCCGCAGCGTCCTTTCACAGCCATCATGGGAGGTTCCAAAGTTTCTTCCAAAATCACCATTATCGAAAACCTGCTCGAGCGTGTCGATCACCTCATCATTGGTGGTGGTATGACTTACACTTTCGTGAAATCGCAGGGCGGAAAAATCGGTGATTCCATCTGCGAAGATGATTATCTCGATTTAGCAAAAGACCTGATGAAAAAAGCCGAAGCCAAAGGTGTTCAACTGCACTTCGCCGTTGATGTACTGGAAGCTGACGACTTCGCAGAGACTGCCAACACCAAGGTTGTTCCGGCCAACGATATTGAAGACGGTTGGCAAGGATTGGATGTAGGTCCAAAAACGATTGAAAAATTCAATAAGGTCATCGGTGATTCAAAGACGATTCTTTGGAATGGTCCTGTTGGAGTATTCGAAATGGATAAATTCGCCGAAGGTACCAAAGCCATTGGTGCTGCCATTGTTGAAGCAACCCAAAAGGGGGCTTTCTCACTCGTAGGTGGTGGCGACTCAGTAGCAGCCGTTAATAAATTCGGTATTGCCGACGGTGTTTCATACATTTCAACTGCCGGTGGTGCACTTCTCGAATACCTCGAAGGAAAAGACCTTCCGGGAATTGCAGCCGTTCGTCAATAA
- the holB gene encoding DNA polymerase III subunit delta' — protein sequence MQFKDIIGQLEVKKQLVQEVAEDRIPHAQLLTGPAGNGKLAMAYAFGQYLNCTNRKDGDSCGECSSCRKFSKLIHPDLHMIYPVVKSDKFKEPTSTDYIDKWRPFFLENRYPAFEKWMNLIADENKQGSIYVYEAREIIRKLNQKAFESGYKVAIVWLPEQMNAECANKLLKMIEEPPARTVFLLVAEDEEQIISTIRSRCQVVRIPRIADHDLEAGLAIHPSIGTQNPATVARLARGNFIYALELLENDELRASNHENFTKLMRLAYSRKGNSELLKWTDEVSRIGRVKQKSFLQYCSEYLRENFVLNMKEPELVYMDDQQSDFSARFAPFIHERNVIPLFQEFEQAYRDISMNGNARIIFLDLALKVAIFLRS from the coding sequence ATGCAGTTTAAAGATATTATCGGACAATTAGAGGTGAAAAAGCAACTGGTACAGGAAGTTGCTGAAGATCGTATTCCGCATGCACAATTGTTAACCGGTCCGGCCGGAAACGGTAAGCTGGCTATGGCCTATGCTTTCGGACAGTATTTGAATTGTACGAACCGGAAGGATGGTGATTCGTGCGGCGAGTGCAGTTCGTGCCGTAAATTCTCAAAATTGATTCACCCCGATTTGCACATGATTTACCCGGTGGTGAAAAGTGACAAATTCAAAGAACCGACCAGTACCGATTATATCGATAAGTGGCGGCCTTTCTTCCTGGAAAATCGCTACCCTGCATTTGAAAAATGGATGAACCTGATTGCCGACGAAAACAAGCAGGGCTCCATTTATGTATATGAGGCACGGGAGATTATCCGGAAACTGAATCAGAAAGCGTTTGAGAGTGGCTATAAAGTGGCCATTGTTTGGTTGCCGGAACAAATGAATGCAGAGTGTGCGAACAAGCTGCTGAAGATGATTGAGGAGCCGCCGGCCCGCACGGTTTTCCTGCTGGTGGCGGAGGATGAGGAGCAAATCATCAGCACCATTCGGTCGCGCTGCCAGGTGGTTCGTATTCCGCGCATTGCCGATCACGATCTGGAAGCGGGATTAGCGATTCATCCTTCCATCGGGACACAAAACCCGGCGACGGTTGCTCGTTTGGCACGGGGGAATTTCATTTATGCGCTGGAGCTTCTGGAGAATGATGAACTGCGGGCTTCCAATCACGAAAATTTCACGAAGCTGATGCGACTGGCTTATTCCCGCAAGGGGAATTCAGAATTGCTGAAGTGGACCGACGAAGTTTCCCGGATTGGAAGAGTAAAACAGAAAAGTTTTCTGCAGTATTGCAGCGAATACCTTCGCGAGAATTTTGTGCTGAATATGAAGGAGCCGGAGTTGGTTTATATGGATGACCAGCAATCGGATTTTTCGGCCCGTTTTGCGCCATTCATTCACGAGCGCAATGTGATTCCGTTATTTCAGGAGTTCGAACAGGCCTACCGGGATATCAGCATGAATGGCAATGCCCGCATCATTTTTTTGGATTTGGCCCTGAAGGTGGCTATCTTCCTGCGTTCGTAA
- a CDS encoding regulatory iron-sulfur-containing complex subunit RicT encodes MSSQEKLARGCPSSTVAGSTAKLDVFNWLKDVPNILNPDDIVEVRFKNTRKDYYRNVNGLKMKEGDVVAVEANPGHDIGVVSLVGDLVLKQMNRHKVTYVDGELRKVYRKAKPVDIQKWEEAMALEHDTMLKARKIAEDLRLDMKIGDVEYQGDKTKAIFYYIADERVDFRQLIKVYAETFRIRIEMRQIGARQEAGRIGGIGPCGRELCCSSWITNFVSVTTNAARYQEISLNPQKLAGQCGKLKCCLNYELDSYIDAQKDFPPNNIPLETEKGNYNFLKADIFKRLYWYAPAEHQPGGQVAISVDKVKEIIRLNKAGKKVPQLTSEPVAVEQSEVLDYHKVVGQDSLDRFDKPSSSRNRRKKKRRKPSNRSNDPSSSSSNQKPSGNSKNHGKPRKPRKR; translated from the coding sequence ATGAGTTCACAGGAAAAGCTGGCACGAGGGTGCCCGTCATCCACTGTTGCCGGTTCGACGGCGAAGCTGGATGTTTTTAATTGGTTAAAAGACGTTCCCAATATTCTCAATCCGGACGATATCGTTGAGGTCCGGTTTAAAAATACCCGTAAAGATTACTACCGAAATGTAAATGGCCTGAAGATGAAAGAGGGCGATGTGGTAGCTGTAGAGGCAAACCCGGGACATGATATTGGTGTGGTCTCATTGGTCGGTGATTTGGTGCTGAAACAGATGAACCGTCACAAGGTAACCTACGTTGACGGTGAATTGCGCAAAGTATACCGAAAAGCCAAACCGGTGGATATTCAGAAATGGGAAGAAGCGATGGCGCTGGAACATGACACCATGCTGAAAGCGCGTAAAATTGCAGAGGATCTCCGGCTTGATATGAAGATTGGAGATGTGGAATACCAGGGCGATAAGACAAAAGCCATTTTCTATTATATCGCCGACGAGCGTGTGGATTTCCGGCAGTTGATTAAGGTGTATGCCGAAACATTCCGTATCCGGATTGAAATGCGCCAGATCGGTGCTCGTCAGGAGGCCGGCCGGATTGGTGGTATTGGTCCCTGCGGACGCGAATTGTGCTGCAGCTCGTGGATCACCAATTTTGTTTCGGTAACGACCAATGCTGCCCGGTACCAGGAAATTTCGCTGAATCCGCAGAAACTGGCCGGACAATGCGGTAAGCTGAAGTGCTGTTTGAATTACGAGCTTGATTCGTACATCGACGCGCAAAAGGACTTCCCGCCGAATAACATTCCGCTGGAGACGGAAAAAGGAAACTACAATTTCCTAAAGGCGGATATCTTCAAAAGGCTTTACTGGTATGCGCCTGCTGAACATCAGCCCGGTGGGCAGGTTGCCATCTCGGTGGACAAAGTGAAGGAAATTATCCGTCTGAATAAAGCCGGAAAGAAAGTTCCGCAGTTGACTTCGGAACCGGTAGCTGTTGAGCAATCCGAAGTGCTTGATTACCACAAGGTAGTTGGACAGGATAGTCTCGATAGGTTCGATAAGCCGTCTTCCTCGCGCAATCGTCGGAAAAAGAAGCGGCGAAAACCATCGAACCGAAGCAATGATCCATCGTCATCATCAAGCAATCAAAAACCTTCCGGCAATAGCAAAAATCATGGGAAACCGAGAAAACCGAGGAAACGCTAA
- a CDS encoding gliding motility lipoprotein GldH has product MGNRENRGNAKWIAGLMLLFWAGILYSCSGGAVYDEYHQLNGSKWNKDSVLNFTVNIPDSTTLYNIYFNVRNEGSYPYQNLWLFIKVTPPEGGKLMQDTVELMLANDAGKWYGSGIGDMYDKKYPYKHDVYFPNPGDYTFSVRQGMRSKDGILKGIHDFGFRVEKAN; this is encoded by the coding sequence ATGGGAAACCGAGAAAACCGAGGAAACGCTAAATGGATTGCCGGCCTGATGCTTTTGTTCTGGGCCGGAATACTTTATTCGTGCAGTGGTGGTGCCGTGTACGATGAATATCATCAACTGAACGGTTCGAAATGGAATAAGGATTCTGTCTTGAACTTCACGGTTAATATTCCCGACTCGACCACCTTGTACAATATCTATTTCAACGTTCGGAACGAAGGTTCCTATCCTTATCAGAACCTTTGGTTGTTTATTAAAGTGACGCCGCCTGAAGGTGGTAAGCTGATGCAGGATACCGTGGAGTTGATGCTGGCGAATGATGCCGGGAAATGGTACGGTTCCGGAATTGGCGATATGTACGATAAAAAGTATCCGTACAAGCATGATGTTTATTTCCCGAATCCGGGCGATTATACTTTTTCGGTAAGACAGGGAATGAGGAGTAAAGACGGAATTTTGAAGGGAATACACGACTTTGGTTTTCGTGTGGAAAAAGCAAATTGA
- the trmB gene encoding tRNA (guanosine(46)-N7)-methyltransferase TrmB: MGKNKLSKFAEMETFEHVVQVPFRVLKEEGFDMKGQWNERFFKNENPIVLELGCGKGEYTVGLGRRFPDFNFIGIDIKGARMWQGAKESWGDQMNNVGFLRTSIELLDAFFAPGEVAEIWITFPDPQMKKVRKRLTSTRFMELYRSFLKPGGVIHLKTDSNFMYQYTRAMIEENHLPVDVDTDDLYQSNLANDILEIRTFYEQQWLERGKTIKYLRFHLKDGGLTEPDVELELDDYRSFGRSRRRQPED; the protein is encoded by the coding sequence GTGGGGAAAAACAAGCTGTCGAAGTTTGCCGAAATGGAAACTTTCGAACACGTAGTGCAGGTTCCTTTCAGGGTACTGAAGGAAGAAGGCTTTGATATGAAAGGCCAGTGGAATGAGCGCTTTTTCAAGAATGAGAATCCCATCGTTTTGGAACTGGGATGTGGGAAAGGTGAATACACGGTTGGCCTGGGACGCCGGTTTCCTGATTTCAATTTTATCGGCATCGATATTAAAGGTGCCCGAATGTGGCAGGGAGCCAAAGAATCGTGGGGAGACCAGATGAACAATGTCGGTTTCTTGCGGACCAGCATCGAACTGTTGGACGCCTTTTTTGCTCCGGGAGAAGTGGCAGAAATCTGGATTACATTTCCCGATCCGCAAATGAAAAAGGTGCGCAAGCGGTTAACATCGACCCGGTTTATGGAATTGTACCGGAGCTTTCTGAAACCCGGTGGCGTTATTCACCTGAAGACAGACAGTAACTTTATGTACCAGTACACCCGGGCGATGATTGAAGAGAATCATCTTCCGGTGGATGTGGATACCGACGATCTGTATCAATCCAATCTGGCCAACGATATACTGGAAATCCGCACTTTTTATGAACAGCAGTGGCTCGAACGCGGAAAAACCATTAAATACCTGCGGTTTCATCTGAAAGATGGTGGGTTGACAGAGCCCGATGTGGAACTGGAGCTTGACGATTACCGCAGCTTTGGCCGAAGCAGGCGCCGCCAACCAGAAGATTAA
- a CDS encoding MGMT family protein, with the protein MSDFYENVYDVVRQIPVGRVTSYGAIARYLGSPQSSRMVGWAMNNAHNQQPYVPAHRVVNRQGLLTGKVHFGGPDVMQELLESEGIEVVDDQIVDFQKHFWDPVKELPFDETFPTP; encoded by the coding sequence ATGTCCGACTTTTACGAAAATGTGTACGATGTGGTCCGGCAAATCCCGGTAGGCAGGGTTACCAGCTATGGTGCCATTGCCCGTTATCTGGGCTCGCCGCAGTCGTCGCGCATGGTAGGTTGGGCCATGAATAATGCCCATAATCAGCAGCCTTATGTTCCGGCGCACCGGGTGGTGAACCGTCAGGGACTGTTAACCGGAAAGGTGCACTTTGGTGGACCGGACGTGATGCAGGAACTGCTGGAAAGCGAAGGCATCGAAGTGGTTGACGACCAAATTGTCGATTTTCAAAAACATTTTTGGGACCCTGTGAAGGAACTTCCGTTCGATGAAACTTTTCCTACACCATAA
- a CDS encoding Mrp/NBP35 family ATP-binding protein, whose translation MAIVPKQITDILRSVKFPGSEENVVELDMVQEIRIAGTRISFTLVFQKDNDPNIQNVAQACAEAIEDELGSEVEISITPKAIHRMQAPVLPGVKNTIAVASGKGGVGKSTVAVNLAVALAKTGAKVGLIDADIFGPSVPKMFDEENARPVMTKVEGRDLIVPVEKYGVKLLSIGFFVNKEDALVWRGPMASNALKQLLIEADWGELDYLLIDMPPGTSDIHLTLVQTIPVTASVIVTTPQEVALADVVKGVAMFNSKSVDVPVLGIIENMSWFTPAELPDSKYYIFGKDGGKELAEQLEIPLLGQIPLVMSIREGGDSGVPAASKEDSLTGQAFLEVAEQVVHRLDLRNKFFKPSRKVKTERK comes from the coding sequence ATGGCTATTGTTCCCAAGCAGATTACCGATATTCTACGATCTGTAAAATTCCCGGGTTCGGAAGAGAATGTGGTGGAGCTGGATATGGTTCAGGAGATCCGGATTGCCGGTACCCGCATTAGTTTTACCCTGGTTTTTCAAAAAGACAACGACCCCAATATTCAAAACGTGGCTCAGGCTTGCGCCGAAGCGATTGAAGATGAGCTGGGCTCTGAAGTAGAAATCAGCATTACGCCGAAAGCGATTCATCGCATGCAGGCGCCCGTTCTTCCCGGTGTAAAGAATACGATTGCGGTTGCTTCGGGTAAAGGCGGCGTTGGTAAATCGACTGTGGCGGTCAATTTAGCGGTAGCTCTGGCGAAAACCGGAGCGAAAGTGGGACTGATTGATGCCGATATTTTCGGTCCTTCGGTTCCTAAAATGTTCGATGAAGAGAATGCCCGTCCGGTGATGACTAAGGTGGAAGGCCGCGATTTGATTGTTCCGGTTGAGAAATACGGCGTGAAGTTGCTGTCCATCGGTTTCTTCGTGAACAAGGAAGATGCGCTTGTATGGCGTGGTCCGATGGCTTCCAACGCGCTGAAGCAGCTGTTGATTGAAGCCGACTGGGGCGAACTCGATTATCTTCTGATTGACATGCCGCCCGGAACCAGCGATATTCATTTGACGCTGGTGCAAACTATTCCGGTTACGGCATCGGTTATAGTGACAACACCGCAGGAAGTGGCTTTGGCCGACGTGGTGAAAGGTGTCGCCATGTTCAATAGTAAATCAGTCGATGTTCCCGTTCTCGGAATTATCGAAAACATGTCCTGGTTTACGCCCGCTGAACTTCCCGATAGTAAATACTACATCTTCGGAAAAGATGGCGGAAAAGAACTGGCAGAACAGCTGGAAATTCCGTTGCTAGGACAAATCCCGTTGGTAATGAGTATCCGCGAAGGCGGTGATAGCGGGGTTCCTGCTGCATCGAAAGAAGATTCCTTAACAGGACAGGCATTCCTCGAAGTTGCTGAACAAGTTGTTCACCGTTTGGATCTTCGCAATAAGTTTTTCAAACCTTCACGAAAAGTGAAAACTGAAAGAAAATAA
- a CDS encoding tetratricopeptide repeat protein: MKLKTRYIFFLLGLSGLVLGCSTSKNTVVSRAYNNLTSHYNIYFNAKESVKSGLGQVDQAVKNDYTHILPLYKASEKEAANAARSTMDVAIMKCSKLITQHSITKKPRRRSNRSERYKEFASKTEFNKWVDDAYLLMGRAYFYKHDYYRAIENFSYVIRNFSKEPIRYDAYLWLARAYNENGQYSNARDIFDLLQGDPNFPKKLLKEFELVQTDYFMKQAQYRQAIPHLKSAVNNRFPRKKKLRYNYILAQLYAETDQQSDAVAYYRKVLKMRPPYEMAFNARINRAEEYTGAGSADDLKKQLRRMLRDEKNEEFRDRIYFAMGKVAMKEGMKAEAIDDYRKSAAYSKNNNAQRAETCLTLARIYFQDENYVQSQSYYDSTLVVIDNTYPGYDEISSRAASLGRLVTNLNTISREDSLQRLAQMTTADRNALIDVWISKINKEEAQKREEERNQQLTQNYYRYNQRRNTIQGSNDGSWYFYNPTTVGIGKEEFRRIWGKRKLEDNWRRVNKTQLSAGDTDQLAEETQSDSAQVTEQRVSDPRQRDYYLQDVPLTDSLMAASNDRLMLAYYNAARIYRSEFNDYQRSAEMLEELDRKFPGGSLELISWFDLYQIYKTQKETADAAKYEQLIVAKYPNSKYAKFLKDPNYFVTLEAQRDSMNRMYSKAFSLYQDRDFKGAAQKAHQLLAMHPDTGLVAKTRFLEVVSKGTQQARKVFADSLKAYIAANPHAETLPLANKIYGRLQDSTLADYQKMLAEGYIHQNIQNPEVVQEENQKNDEFGGKFSYKEDVFHYFVIVFPRQAKVDVNRLIFDIANYDIDYYTQQDFDIEKVNLNARSQMVVVRSLPDKEEGLIYFRSIIRKRNVFETLKGVEYVNFIASSPNYRTLLADHDYHEYLKFFMKNYSRYISSDFPQNELPNPEELLAKARKQEEPEEKGQFVMVKPTVDPNSYHRTADEAHQFVLIPENTKQNLQPLQELFAAFDSTNYADLNLAVVKGSVSGKPALLVTGLTGEAVAKDYFGAVVKTRELFAPLNGGNYRNFYISDTNMKLLEKKKNIDGYMDFFSRAYLGKIPQPKEPESKPQTTAPETQTQPATPVAKPAPSYNGPYHTNLGDDNRFILVFPAEGVDLAKLQSGFEKFNTDNFGSGKIKVEAEPLDTSRMMLVISGLGGKESSMVYFRKVIASRPLFTPLEDKEYRNFVISAANEKILKQKKNLTPYLEFFGQFYLKN; this comes from the coding sequence TTGAAGCTGAAAACCCGATATATTTTTTTTCTGCTTGGCCTGAGTGGATTGGTACTGGGATGTTCGACCAGTAAAAATACGGTTGTGTCGAGGGCCTACAATAACCTAACTTCACATTATAATATCTATTTCAATGCGAAAGAGAGTGTGAAATCGGGATTGGGACAGGTCGATCAGGCCGTGAAGAACGACTACACGCACATCCTTCCGTTGTATAAAGCCAGCGAAAAAGAGGCGGCTAATGCCGCGCGTTCGACGATGGATGTAGCGATAATGAAGTGCTCGAAGTTGATTACGCAGCACTCCATTACCAAGAAGCCACGCCGGCGAAGTAACCGTTCGGAACGGTACAAGGAATTTGCTTCGAAGACGGAATTCAACAAATGGGTCGACGATGCTTACCTTTTGATGGGGCGGGCTTATTTTTACAAGCACGACTATTACCGCGCTATCGAGAATTTCTCTTACGTCATTCGGAACTTCAGTAAAGAGCCTATTCGTTATGATGCCTATCTTTGGTTGGCCCGGGCATACAACGAAAATGGGCAATACAGCAATGCCCGCGATATTTTCGATTTGCTGCAGGGCGATCCCAATTTCCCGAAAAAGCTGTTGAAAGAATTTGAGCTGGTACAGACTGATTATTTTATGAAGCAGGCCCAGTACAGGCAAGCTATTCCGCATTTGAAATCGGCTGTAAATAACCGGTTTCCCCGGAAGAAAAAACTCCGTTACAACTATATCCTGGCGCAATTGTATGCTGAAACTGACCAACAGTCAGATGCAGTAGCTTACTACCGGAAGGTTTTGAAGATGCGTCCACCTTACGAGATGGCGTTTAATGCGCGGATTAATCGGGCCGAAGAATACACCGGAGCCGGAAGTGCCGACGATCTGAAAAAGCAGTTGCGGCGCATGCTTCGCGACGAGAAGAACGAAGAGTTCCGCGATCGGATTTACTTTGCCATGGGAAAAGTGGCGATGAAGGAAGGCATGAAAGCGGAAGCTATTGATGACTACCGGAAATCGGCTGCTTACAGTAAGAATAATAATGCTCAGCGGGCAGAAACCTGCCTGACCCTGGCTCGTATTTATTTCCAGGACGAAAACTATGTGCAATCGCAAAGTTATTACGATAGCACATTGGTTGTGATTGATAATACCTATCCAGGATATGACGAGATTTCATCGCGGGCAGCCAGTTTGGGCCGTCTGGTGACGAACCTGAATACCATTTCCCGGGAAGATAGTCTGCAACGGTTGGCGCAAATGACAACGGCCGATCGGAATGCGTTGATTGATGTCTGGATTTCCAAAATCAATAAAGAAGAGGCTCAGAAACGGGAAGAAGAACGCAACCAGCAGTTGACGCAAAATTATTACCGGTATAACCAGCGAAGAAATACCATTCAGGGAAGCAACGACGGCTCGTGGTATTTTTATAATCCTACTACAGTGGGAATCGGGAAAGAAGAGTTCCGCCGCATCTGGGGAAAGAGAAAACTGGAGGACAACTGGCGCAGGGTGAATAAAACCCAGCTTTCGGCAGGTGATACCGACCAATTGGCCGAAGAAACACAAAGCGACTCCGCTCAGGTGACGGAACAACGGGTATCCGATCCGCGGCAGCGTGATTATTACCTGCAGGATGTGCCGTTGACAGACTCATTGATGGCGGCTTCCAATGACCGGTTGATGCTGGCTTATTACAACGCCGCACGAATTTATCGCTCTGAATTCAACGATTATCAGCGTTCGGCGGAAATGCTGGAGGAACTGGACCGGAAATTCCCGGGAGGAAGTTTGGAGCTCATTTCGTGGTTCGACTTGTACCAAATTTATAAGACACAGAAGGAAACCGCAGACGCCGCCAAATATGAGCAGTTGATTGTAGCCAAGTATCCCAACTCGAAATACGCGAAATTCCTGAAAGATCCGAACTACTTTGTGACGTTGGAAGCACAACGCGACAGTATGAACCGGATGTACAGCAAAGCATTCAGTTTGTACCAGGATCGGGATTTCAAAGGAGCGGCGCAGAAAGCGCATCAGTTGCTGGCGATGCACCCTGACACGGGGCTGGTAGCCAAGACCCGCTTCCTGGAAGTGGTTTCGAAAGGTACGCAGCAGGCTCGAAAAGTATTTGCCGATAGCCTGAAAGCATACATCGCTGCCAATCCGCATGCGGAAACATTGCCACTGGCCAATAAAATTTATGGTCGGCTTCAGGACAGTACGCTGGCTGATTACCAGAAAATGCTGGCAGAAGGATATATCCATCAGAATATTCAGAACCCGGAAGTTGTGCAGGAGGAGAACCAAAAGAACGATGAGTTCGGTGGCAAATTCTCTTACAAGGAAGATGTGTTCCATTACTTTGTTATCGTCTTCCCGCGTCAGGCGAAGGTGGATGTCAACCGTTTGATTTTCGACATCGCCAATTACGATATTGACTACTACACGCAGCAGGATTTCGATATTGAAAAAGTGAACCTGAACGCGCGTTCGCAGATGGTGGTCGTGCGCAGTCTTCCCGACAAGGAAGAAGGATTGATTTATTTCCGTTCCATTATCCGGAAACGGAACGTATTCGAAACGCTCAAAGGTGTCGAATATGTCAATTTCATTGCTTCGTCGCCGAACTACCGGACGTTGCTGGCTGACCATGATTACCATGAATACCTGAAGTTCTTCATGAAGAATTACAGCCGGTACATCAGTTCCGATTTTCCGCAGAATGAATTGCCTAATCCGGAAGAGTTGCTGGCCAAAGCGCGTAAACAGGAAGAGCCGGAAGAAAAAGGTCAGTTTGTGATGGTGAAACCGACAGTCGATCCGAACAGTTATCACCGGACAGCTGATGAAGCGCATCAGTTTGTGCTGATTCCGGAAAATACGAAGCAGAATTTGCAGCCGTTGCAGGAGTTATTTGCTGCATTCGATTCGACCAATTATGCCGATTTGAACCTGGCCGTGGTTAAAGGAAGCGTTTCCGGGAAACCGGCATTACTGGTAACCGGTTTAACCGGGGAAGCTGTGGCAAAAGATTATTTTGGAGCCGTGGTGAAAACCCGTGAGTTGTTCGCTCCGTTGAACGGTGGAAACTACCGGAATTTCTATATCTCGGATACGAACATGAAATTACTGGAGAAAAAGAAAAACATTGATGGTTACATGGATTTCTTCTCTCGCGCATATCTGGGAAAAATTCCACAACCGAAAGAGCCGGAATCAAAGCCACAGACAACAGCACCTGAAACTCAAACTCAGCCTGCAACACCGGTGGCAAAGCCTGCACCTTCGTACAACGGACCGTACCATACCAACCTGGGAGATGACAACCGGTTTATCCTGGTTTTCCCGGCCGAAGGTGTTGATTTGGCGAAATTGCAATCGGGTTTCGAGAAGTTTAACACGGACAATTTTGGTTCTGGTAAAATCAAAGTGGAGGCCGAACCGCTGGACACTAGCCGGATGATGTTAGTGATTAGTGGACTCGGAGGAAAGGAAAGTTCAATGGTTTATTTCCGTAAGGTGATTGCCAGCCGACCGCTGTTTACGCCATTGGAAGACAAGGAGTACCGAAACTTTGTCATCAGCGCGGCCAATGAGAAAATTCTTAAGCAAAAGAAAAATCTCACACCTTATCTTGAGTTCTTTGGTCAGTTCTACCTGAAAAACTAG